The sequence below is a genomic window from Aspergillus nidulans FGSC A4 chromosome V.
CCTCCGTCTTGCCAGCCTGCCCAGTATTTGAACAGCCACCTCTATGCAACGATTTACGAGTTACAGAGAATTGAGTCAGAAACTTTACACACGTGGCTGGATAATTAGCCTCACTACGTCTGGTAAACCATGCAAGGTCTATCCGAATCCTTGATTATCTCTGGTGGAAAATGAAGCGGGAGATCTCATATGATACAGCACTTGCAAGTTATACATAATCCGTGTCACACCATTGTCTCAGGGTGGAAGATAAGGAGAACCAATTGCAACCAACAATTGCAGACTCATCCGGAACGCCTCAATGTAACATGCACAACGCTGCCCCGGGCCTATACCTTTGCCGTGAAACAAGCCTATAAAAAGGCCCCATGTCGTTAGAATAAAAATCAATGATAAACGTTCGAACGAAAGGAGTGTGCTCGCTGTTTCTTGAGTCAAGAAATCTAATTCAGAAAGCCTTTACATCCGGCCGAGCCGCAAAGGCATGGTATTCTGTCATCGCTGTCCCATTCCCTCTCGAATTTGTAGTCGTAAGTTaattcttcatctgcagtaGGGTCAGCATGTTACCATCCAAATCAGCAAATCTCATTTAAAGGACTGACCCCTTTCGATATCCCTCAATGCATAAATAACTATTCGTTTGCTTCCATCAACCTTGATGATCTTCGCTGTGCAGTTTGGTGTGCAGCTGTGGTTGATAAATCTAGCAATACCGCCTCTCTTTGTGGCATCAATGACTGTGTTCTCATCAATTCGAAAGAGATAGCTACTGCCAATGCCGCTCTTTAGGTATCGTCGCTCCCTCATATCGGCAACCTGCTGCCGTACCTTCTCCCCCACATATTCGATGATCATTTCGTTTGCAGATATATTGACTTCAGCATAGAGCCCCCAATTATGAATAGCTGATCGTGCAAAACGCACAGGCTTTTTCCGTTTTTTCAATTGGTTAAATCGAAGAACATCGCTATCGCCACCCTGCGATGGTAGAGCTTGCTTTTGAGCATTGATGTCAGCAATCAGTCTGCGGTTATTCACCCTTGTCGAACGAGATGTTGACTTTGATATTGTCTTTGCTGCTGCGATTCGAGCCGCCTCGGCAGCTGCATTCTGTGGATCGCTCTTGGCCTTCGCCTCGCGTTCCTCGCGAGCCTTCTGGACCTTAATGCGATGGGGTAGATATTTTGATTTTTCCGATTCGAGAATCCTCTTTCTGCCTTCGGTTCGAGCAGCTCCTGTAATATTAGGAACATAATAACCTTCGATGCTTGCAGCCTGGCGCGTTGGCCCTACATCGCCGGGGCGATTGAGAGCCTTGATTTCCTTCTGTCTCCATGCCCAAGCTGATAGGTTTCCAATCACAGACATCGGCTGCTTTTCCAGGATATTGCGAAGGAACTGTaaatcttcctcgtccttcACGACGTCTTGCCATCCGTCAAGATCCATGACAACAgaatcatcatcgtccacAATCGGCCGTGGCTCATCATTTGATACTCTCCATTCAACCTCGTGCCGGGCCGCCTCGCCATATTCGGCCCCCTCGACCATATTTTCCGCTGATTGTCTAACTTGAACATGATGGGTTTTGATGCCAGGCTCTTCTGAGTGCGTGGTTTTTATGTCTTCAACTAGTTCTTCAAGCAATACCTTGTTGTGGTCAAGGCGTGATGACTCGTCAGCCGAGTCAGATAATCCCTGAGAAACGGTGCCCTTGTGAACTCCATCCAAAACCTGAGGAATGTCATCCGTCCGAGTTCCCTCGCCCACAGCAGAGAAATCATCAGATTCCTTTTGTTTCTTGCGGTGGCTGGGACTTTCActggttcttttcctcttccgcgACGGAGAGTAGTCTTGTACTGCAGCCTCCAAGTCGCCTATCTCGGAATGTCGGTCTTCATTATCGAGCCTTTCTGTTGAATTATCCAATGCTTCggctgcatcttcatccgcatcctcagATTCGGTTTCTGAGCCAATTCGACTGGGAGGACGACTGTCCTGATCATCGGTGTCTCGGGAAAGTGGAGTatgctgctcttcatcaGAGTCTTCTGCATCATGTAGCTGCTGTAATCGATGGTAAAGTGGTCGGACATTTCTTCTCCGTAGCGGTTGCTTGCGCCTCTCGTCTAAGAAAGCGACGTCCGTACGGTCGAGGCGATGAGCTTTCCTAATCCTTGGAAGGGCAGAGAGTATATTCAGACCAGATACGCCTGAAGGGTGCCGTTTATTCAAGAATTTTGCATGTGGGTCGGGTGTACTATCACGGCTGTCAAAATCAAGGCGGAACATAGGACGTTTAATGCCTTCAGGATCAGGTATCCCCAGTTGTTTCCTCCTTGATGCATGCCGTTCTGGGTCGAGATAATCATACAGAGCGGGGGCAGC
It includes:
- the set1 gene encoding histone methyltransferase SET1 (transcript_id=CADANIAT00003254), whose product is MSRSSAGFADFFPTAPSVIQQKRYQATRERQRSRPHLSREHADEEQIVTGSRTSGETVNGNSPQNLGQELRSDLNKSRKEVAEDGSASHGEANTPANNTSGPGTGSSNDTRLDTLTPLTNTESSPQNNPSPSQAKAPNGDEPDGFRQARANVSNSTMTPLHTPPTPTTHSLSQRVAIVKGSKLVHDPDRAPSKDKRKRPCYVDIVSDEQEGRLSDPRLSIQNYTRGAGCRQKTKYRPAPYVLRHWPYDPASTVGPGPPVQIVVTGFDPLTPLAPISTLFSSFGEIAEINNRTDPDTGRFLGICSVKYKDSASFHGSGPVSASLAAKNAFHECKKGQRIGNNRIKVEYDRDGQTSEKLASRAIAAQRIDSKIDMPVVGEPKSEAQVNKNEPPPTAPKGPSGRSFMRPSAVIPEGPRASFQKPAIPSLIEETPILNQIKRDPYIFIAHCYVPVLSSTLPHLKKRLKAFNWKDIRCDRTGYYIIFENSRRGEEETERCYKFCHMKLLFTYIMNMESQPYGNPHYERSPSPERMKQEQRQKAETERLKKEAELDIEEEKKQRALDLDPCTEVLAIVIKDLRDKLLEDVKSRIAAPALYDYLDPERHASRRKQLGIPDPEGIKRPMFRLDFDSRDSTPDPHAKFLNKRHPSGVSGLNILSALPRIRKAHRLDRTDVAFLDERRKQPLRRRNVRPLYHRLQQLHDAEDSDEEQHTPLSRDTDDQDSRPPSRIGSETESEDADEDAAEALDNSTERLDNEDRHSEIGDLEAAVQDYSPSRKRKRTSESPSHRKKQKESDDFSAVGEGTRTDDIPQVLDGVHKGTVSQGLSDSADESSRLDHNKVLLEELVEDIKTTHSEEPGIKTHHVQVRQSAENMVEGAEYGEAARHEVEWRVSNDEPRPIVDDDDSVVMDLDGWQDVVKDEEDLQFLRNILEKQPMSVIGNLSAWAWRQKEIKALNRPGDVGPTRQAASIEGYYVPNITGAARTEGRKRILESEKSKYLPHRIKVQKAREEREAKAKSDPQNAAAEAARIAAAKTISKSTSRSTRVNNRRLIADINAQKQALPSQGGDSDVLRFNQLKKRKKPVRFARSAIHNWGLYAEVNISANEMIIEYVGEKVRQQVADMRERRYLKSGIGSSYLFRIDENTVIDATKRGGIARFINHSCTPNCTAKIIKVDGSKRIVIYALRDIERDEELTYDYKFEREWDSDDRIPCLCGSAGCKGFLN